The genome window ATCACACACCACGAGATAAACCTTCATGAACAAGCACCTCCCACGCTCGGGCCTGCCCAACCCCTGACGCTGTCGTTCGTTGAATCTCTTGTACGCTCCCTCGGAGGAAATTCCGATGCAGAGGTGCTTCCGGAGAATGTCCTGGCCAAAGGAGAACGGACGCTTGTCTGGTGGAGTCCGGCGAGATACGAACAGATGTTTTACACGAATGCGGAAGGCAAGGCATCGGACCTCAATGGGAAGACCTTTGCGCAGCCGCCATTGGTCTGGAGAGTTTCGCACGGCCGCCTTAAGATTCGTGCGTTGACGGAAAACAAACGCCCCCACGCAAAGACCAAGCTGGCATTCGCGCCATTCTGGAATATCTCCAATAGCGGAGAGGTCTGCCTGGGATCGATGCGTTGTCCTGATTCGGCCGCAGCATCCGCAATTTCTGCTTGGGAGCGGGGCTTCTACGAGAGCGCATTCACGCATGGAAATGTAACCCGATTGACCCGGCACAAAGGCGGCTTCGAAGCGATGTGGGGCGAACTGGCAGGCAAGCGTAAACCTTTCCCATGCAGCCAACTGATCTCCATGCCGGAGACATTGGCTCAGTTTGTGCGTGGCAGCGGTCGGTAGTCCGGCAAGGCTATAGAGAGGAGAGGCGCTATGCGCATAGAACACTTGATTCCTTCCGATCTTCTTGGCCGGCGACCGGTTCGCGTTCTGGTTGTCGGTGCGGGAGGAAGCGGCAGTGCCGTCGTGATGGGACTGCCGTACCTCGATCAGGCGATGCGAGCGTGGGGCCATGCCTATGGATTGGACGTCACGCTGATGGACGCCGACGTCGTATCGGAGACCAACTGCGTTCGTCAGCCGTTCTCGCTCTCGGACGTTGGGCTAAATAAGGCCACGGTCCTCATCAATCGCATCAACCTGTTCTGGGGCACGAGTTGGTCCGCTCTTCCTCATTTCTTCCACGAGCGCTCGCTCGATCGAAGCTATGATCGGGTACCCGATCTGGTCATTGGGTGTGTCGATACACGGGCAGGCCGGAGGGCTATCGATAGCGCCTTCCAGCGAGCTTTGGGCCTATGTTGCTACTGGTTGGATCTTGGCAACAACTCTGCCAGCGGACAGTATGTTCTTGGCCAGCCACAGAACCAGCGCAATCGAAGAAAGGCAGAGCGCCTGCGTACGGTGAGCGAACTCTTTCCCGAGATCATCGATACGGACGCCGGCGAGAGTCCGCTGCCAAGTTGCTCCGCGATCGAGGCCCTCGATCGGCAGGAACCATTCATTAATCAGACCCTTGCCTCGAGCGCTCTGGCCATGCTCGCCCAACTCTTTCGTTATGGTTCTCTCACGTACCATGGCGGTTTCTTCAATGCCCGGACCGGACAAATGAGCGCACTTCCGATCGATCCCGCGCTCTGGAAAAGGGCAAGGCGTCGGGCCGGTGCAGCGGCTCGCCAATTGACCGCAACTTAGTCTCGATTGCGATCGAGAAGGCTATCGTGGAGAAGATAGGAGCTCTCCTCCATGGCACCCCTTGATCCCGTTCTAGCCCTTGAAGCAAAAGTCCTTACCGTACTCGCCTTCCGCAACGGACCTATCGAAGACCTGCATGCTGGGAAAACCTGCCCCTTATGCTCTGGCGAACCCGAGTATTCCCACATCACGGATGCGGAGATGAAGAAGTTGATGCAATCCGCTGTAACCCAGGTCTACCGTCTCCTCTGGCAAAGAGAGAATGACGCCGAAGGTTACGCCAAAGCGCTCGCGCTCGGAGAGCGTTACATCAAGAACTGGGACGACCCAGTACCCAAGACATGATCTTTCACCTGCGAGGAAATCCATGTTCAAAGAACTTGCCCCCTACCTGCGGCAGCGCGCCGTCCTGATGACCGTGACCCATCTGGAAGATGACCAGATCCGCGTAAACATCGTTCCCAAAAAGCTCAAAGACGGCGAAAACGAGGCTCTGACCACACCGCTTAGTGTCACCGGGACGGCCGAAGAGTTGGATCGGGAGTTGCCCGATACCTTGACTAGCTATGTCGCCTCTCACCTCCAGCTGAAGAACACCCTCGAAAAGGCGAAAGAGGAGATGGAAGCCGCAGCCAAAGCAGCTCAAGCTGAGGCGCGCGCGAAATCGAAGACTTCGGGAAAGAAAGAGCCTTCAGGCCAAGCGGTCACAAAGGCGGCTGAAACTGCGAAGTCGGTAGAGCTTCCGAAGCCTGCTGCGCCGAAGAGCCCCAGCCTCTTCGACATGGGACCAGCGCCATCTCCCGAGCCTGCTTCTCCCACCCCGGCTCTTAGCGTCCAGAGTGAATCCTCGGAAGAGGACGAGATCCTTTCCGAGATCAATGAGGACGAAGACAGCGAAGAGCTTCCGGACGCGGCATAGGAGTACACGGAGCATGGGACGCCAGAAAGCCATCGGGCTTTTGGCGTCCCTTTACTCCGTTAGCCCGTCCTGGCCTCCCAGCGAGAGCTGTCTAAATTTAGAATCGAGTCCCTTGGAACCAGGTCGAGAGTATCCCCTTCTTATGCCTGATCCAATGCGATGCCAATATTGCCGCAGTAAGAACGAGGATCGAAGAACGAACAATCTTCGAAACTCGAATAAATCGTACACCCGATCCAAATCGTCAGCACCTAGAGATCTTGCCAGCATCTACGCGAATCAGGCCATCAGAGCGTGAAGCTCACAAGCCTTCGCAGGAGATCACTACGTTTCAAGACGCCTCCAGCAGATCCGGAGCCTAGCTCTGGTTTTTTCTATTGCGACGGAAGCCATAGGCCTTCTGCAGAAAATCTATCCCCTCTTCAGTTTCTCCTGTCATTCCATCTCACACTCGAAAGGCTGCATTCCATGGCTGCTGCAACGATTCCTGTTCCCACCGAAACCAAATCGCCGGCTCCCGTGCTGATGGAGCTGGCCGTCGACCGGGGTCAATTCCTGGCCGAAGTGCAGGCCGCAACCCGCGTCACGGAGGGCAAGAGTACCATCCCAATCCTCACCCATCTCCTGCTAAGGACGACTAACAATGGTGCACTCTCCGTCACCGGAAGCGATCTCCAACGTACGATCACGACCGAGTGTCCGGCAGCCGTAAAGTCCCAGGGAGCAGCCGCAGTTCCTGCGCAAAAACTGCTTACGTACCTCAAGCTGCTTCCGAACGGTCAAGTCAATCTCAAGCTCTTAGGAAACGATCGACTTCAGATCACGGCTGCAAATTCGCGGACGAAGATTCCGGGGATGAAACCCGAATCCTATCCGGCGATTCCGGTTGCATCCGGGGTGCTAATCCGCCTCAGTGCACGCGCCTTGCGCACAGTGATCCGTCAAAGTCTCTTCGCTGTAGCCACGTCACAGGACAAGTATCTTCTAAACGCCGGATTGCTCTTGCTCCGTTCCGACCGTATGGGTATGGTTGCCACCGATGGCCGACGCTTGTCGATGGTTGAAGTGCATGACGAAGCCCTCGCAGGGGAAGAATTGAGGAAGGTGCTGCTTCCCAGGGAATGCATGAGCGACCTGCTCGCTTTGTTCTCCTGGTCCAAGGAAGAGACGATCGAGTTCCGCGAAGACGAGACCTGTCTTTACTTTCAGCTCGGCCCTCGCAAACTAAGCGTACGCAAGCTCACGGACCAGTTTCCGAACTATGAGGCGATTCTGCCGCGTGACAATACCAATTCTGTCGTCCTCGCATCGTCCGATCTGCTCGCTTCGGTGCAACGCGTCCTCCAGTTCGCCGATGAGCGTTCGAATGCTGTCAAGCTTCACCTTGCCGACAACTTGCTGACGCTCAGCGCGTCGATGGCGAACCACGGAGAATCTCAAGATTCACTGCCTTTGAGCTATAACTCCACTCCGGTGACGATCGGATTCAATGGAGCCTTTCTGATCGAGTTCATTAAAACCATCGGAGCGGAAGGAGAACTGCGCCTATCTCTCAAGGATTCCGCTTCTGCGGCCGTCATCACTCCAGAGGCATTCAATCCCGAATATCAGCAGCGCTACGTTGTGATGCCGATGCGCGTATGAAGACCGCTGTTTCTCTCCTGCAACGCGGGACGCCGATACCGATACTCACACTACCTTCCTATAATGAGGTAGATGCAACGTGTTCGCCCTTTGGCGTACGTGCTTGCGACTGGAGGCCAGCCATCGCGAAGGCGTATCCCTTGAACTGGCCCGCCGGGTGGCAGCGAAGTTCCACCCGGCGGCGCTCTCAATTCAGAAAATCGTACGATTCTGCTCACCGTTCTCTCCTTTACGAGATCGGTAAGATGGGCGGGACAAAGATCATTGTCTCCACGAACCTCCCACTGTATCGGGATGGCTACCCGATGACCAGCGCCATGGAACCTAACGACCCCGGGGTAGCTGTTTATTTTGTGCTCGAAGGCAAGCCCATGGCGTTTGCCTGTGACCGGTTCCAGTATGTGTACGAGAACATCGAAGCAATCGCTAAGACCATCCATGCCTTGCGTGGTATCCAGCGCTGGGGCGCTTCCGACATGATGGAACGCGCCTTCACAGGGTTCAAGGCTTTGACGGACGGCCCATCGGAGGACTGGAGACAGGTCCTCGGGTTCGATATGTTCGAAACGGTGACACGAAAGATGATCGAGTCGCATTATCGCGAATTGGTCAAACAGCATCACCCGGACATGGGCGGCGATCGTGAAGACTTCGAGCGGGTGATGCGAGCTCGCGAAGCAGCAATTGACGAATTGACCTATACCAGCGAAAACTGAGTCTTTTCGTTTCGGGTGCTACGCCTGTGTCGGGACATGCGCCACGATGCGATGTGGTTCGATCCCTCCCTGTGTTCAAACCAGTACCGATGAAAAGCCATCCCCGGATGGCCGTTTCCATTTCCGCGCCTCTCGACGCCGGAGGACACATGCTCTTTGATATATCGGAGTTCCGCGCACCGCTACCGAACGATGTTCAGGTCTTTGCGTCCGGCGCGAACCGCCTTTCGGAAATTCGAGGATTCGCAAAGCTGGGAATCGCCATCGGTGTGGCCGTGAACCATCTGAATGAATCTGCCATCGCCGAACTCATTACCATCCAGCAGCCTGTGATGATCGACAGCGGCGCATTCAGCGAAGTCGTCGCCGGCACTAGTGGCATCCGTGTGACTTCACCTATCACCGACCAGGAGTGGCGACGCAGGCTCGCCATCTATCTTCGGCTCGCCTCTTCGCTCCGCCAGAAAGCGATATTGGTGGCACCCGACCAGGT of Acidicapsa ligni contains these proteins:
- a CDS encoding PRTRC system protein B; protein product: MQVHLSIGENHRFELREALLVYKGNQSSFITHHEINLHEQAPPTLGPAQPLTLSFVESLVRSLGGNSDAEVLPENVLAKGERTLVWWSPARYEQMFYTNAEGKASDLNGKTFAQPPLVWRVSHGRLKIRALTENKRPHAKTKLAFAPFWNISNSGEVCLGSMRCPDSAAASAISAWERGFYESAFTHGNVTRLTRHKGGFEAMWGELAGKRKPFPCSQLISMPETLAQFVRGSGR
- a CDS encoding PRTRC system protein E: MFKELAPYLRQRAVLMTVTHLEDDQIRVNIVPKKLKDGENEALTTPLSVTGTAEELDRELPDTLTSYVASHLQLKNTLEKAKEEMEAAAKAAQAEARAKSKTSGKKEPSGQAVTKAAETAKSVELPKPAAPKSPSLFDMGPAPSPEPASPTPALSVQSESSEEDEILSEINEDEDSEELPDAA
- a CDS encoding PRTRC system ThiF family protein; the protein is MRIEHLIPSDLLGRRPVRVLVVGAGGSGSAVVMGLPYLDQAMRAWGHAYGLDVTLMDADVVSETNCVRQPFSLSDVGLNKATVLINRINLFWGTSWSALPHFFHERSLDRSYDRVPDLVIGCVDTRAGRRAIDSAFQRALGLCCYWLDLGNNSASGQYVLGQPQNQRNRRKAERLRTVSELFPEIIDTDAGESPLPSCSAIEALDRQEPFINQTLASSALAMLAQLFRYGSLTYHGGFFNARTGQMSALPIDPALWKRARRRAGAAARQLTAT
- the dnaN gene encoding DNA polymerase III subunit beta, with protein sequence MAAATIPVPTETKSPAPVLMELAVDRGQFLAEVQAATRVTEGKSTIPILTHLLLRTTNNGALSVTGSDLQRTITTECPAAVKSQGAAAVPAQKLLTYLKLLPNGQVNLKLLGNDRLQITAANSRTKIPGMKPESYPAIPVASGVLIRLSARALRTVIRQSLFAVATSQDKYLLNAGLLLLRSDRMGMVATDGRRLSMVEVHDEALAGEELRKVLLPRECMSDLLALFSWSKEETIEFREDETCLYFQLGPRKLSVRKLTDQFPNYEAILPRDNTNSVVLASSDLLASVQRVLQFADERSNAVKLHLADNLLTLSASMANHGESQDSLPLSYNSTPVTIGFNGAFLIEFIKTIGAEGELRLSLKDSASAAVITPEAFNPEYQQRYVVMPMRV
- a CDS encoding J domain-containing protein, which codes for MGGTKIIVSTNLPLYRDGYPMTSAMEPNDPGVAVYFVLEGKPMAFACDRFQYVYENIEAIAKTIHALRGIQRWGASDMMERAFTGFKALTDGPSEDWRQVLGFDMFETVTRKMIESHYRELVKQHHPDMGGDREDFERVMRAREAAIDELTYTSEN